The following proteins come from a genomic window of Rutidosis leptorrhynchoides isolate AG116_Rl617_1_P2 chromosome 10, CSIRO_AGI_Rlap_v1, whole genome shotgun sequence:
- the LOC139870699 gene encoding kirola-like: MALTGQLIGQVEINSHADLVHDLLRYKPHDIPSICPHSVYRFDLISGEIGAVGSIICWTYPHEGKTKVTKELIEEVDETNHKIVFKLIEGDLLDVYKAFTITFHVEPKEGKQLVTWTFDFEKQNPSVPDPITVMDLLCSIIKDMDAHTHSK; the protein is encoded by the exons ATGGCGCTAACAGGGCAGCTGATCGGGCAAGTAGAGATTAATTCCCATGCGGATTTGGTACACGATCTGTTAAGGTACAAACCTCATGATATACCATCCATTTGTCCTCATAGTGTGTACAGATTCGATCTTATCAGTGGTGAAATTGGTGCTGTTGGATCCATCATCTGTTGGACTTATCCCCATG AGGGAAAAACTAAAGTTACGAAAGAACTAATTGAAGAAGTCGATGAGACAAACCACAAGATCGTGTTTAAGTTAATTGAAGGGGATCTATTGGATGTTTATAAGGCATTCACGATAACCTTTCATGTTGAACCGAAAGAAGGTAAACAATTGGTCACTTGGACCTTTGACTTTGAGAAGCAAAATCCAAGTGTTCCTGATCCAATTACTGTGATGGATCTTCTGTGTAGCATTATCAAAGACATGGATGCACATACCCACAGCAAATAA